The Thermocrinis albus DSM 14484 genome segment TATCATGGATATAATAACCTGTGTCCTGTGGCTGGAGGAAGTAAGCTCAACCCAAGATGTAGCCAAAGAGAAGGAGCTGCCTTCAGGTTGTGTGGTAGTAGCCAACCGTCAGCTCTCAGGAAGGGGCAGAAGAGGGAGACGTTGGTTCTCACAGGAGGGTGGTCTCTACTTCTCCCTCCTTTTGAGGACAGCACCCATCAGAGACGAACAGACAATAACTCTGGTGGCAGCCCATGCGGTGTGTAGGTTCCTCCAGAAGGAAGGAGTACATGCCTCCATCAAGTGGGTCAACGACGTGTATGTAAAAGGTAAGAAGATATCCGGCGCTCTTGCAGAGCGCAGCAAGGACAAACTCATACTGGGTATAGGTATAAACGTAAATCAGGGGAGCTTTCCGGAAGACGTTCCTGCCATATCTATGCGTATGGTCACCGGCAAAGAGTACGACAAAAAAAGGATCTTACTGGAGCTTTTAGGATTTTTGGAAGAGGACATTAGGCTTTTGATGAACAAAGGTTTTTCACCTTTCAGAGATGTCATAGAGGAGCGCCTCCTCTTTTTGGGGGAGGAAGTTATAGTGGAAGATGCCGGGGATATTACTGTAGGCCTACTTCACCATCTTGGAGAGGACGGGAGTCTTGTTATCCTCACCGCTGATGGATATAAGAGAATTTTGGCAGGGGATGTAAGTCTCAAAAGTTTATGATCTTGACTACCATTTTTTGGAATGTATAATTATTAGTCCCATAACTTAAAGGAGGCATGCCTTATGAAGGTGAAGGTGACCCAGAAGGAAGACTTTCACTTTGTAGGTATAGGGGAAGCAGGGAGAGAAGTGCCGATAGATGCTGCAGGGTACGTAGGTGGAAAGGGAAGAGGCATAAGGCCTCCGGAGCTACTCTTTCACTCTATAGCTGGCTGTGTAGGAATACACCTCTACGAGGCTCTCCACCACGAAGGCAAACAAGTGGACCACATAGAGATAGAGACTGACGCGGACAGGAAAACGGAAGGTTATCCCAAGGTCTTCCTGAAGATATACCTCACCGTGAAGGTAAGAGGCAAAGTAACAGAGGAGGATGTGAAAAAGGCCCTTGACAAAGCCATATACAATCCAGGAACGTGTTCCATAGCCTACATGATCCATCAGGTGGCCCCTATAGAGTACAGGGTGGAACTCATCCAGTAAAGAGCGGAGGCCTGGCATGTTTAAAAAGGTTCTCGTGGCCAACAGAGGTGAGATAGCTTGTAGGATAATAAGAGCGTGTAAGGAGCTGGGTATAAGGACCGTGGCCATCTACAACGAGATAGAGTCCACGGCAAGGCACGTTAAGATGGCGGACGAAGCCTACATGATAGGGGTTAATCCTCTTGACACGTACCTCAACGCTGAGAGGATAGTGGATCTGGCGTTGGAAGTGGGAGCGGATGCTATACATCCGGGCTACGGTTTTCTGGCGGAGAACGAACACTTTGCCCGTCTGTGTGAGGAGAGAGGTATCACCTTCATAGGTCCTCACTGGAAGGTCATAGAGCTTATGGGAGATAAGGCCAGGTCCAAAGAAGTGGTCAAAAAGGCGGGACTACCTACGGTACCGGGTAGCGACGGTGTTCTTAAGGATGAACAGGAAGCCAAACAGATAGCGCGGGAGGTAGGTTACCCCGTTCTCCTTAAGGCTTCCGCGGGTGGTGGTGGCAGAGGTATCAGAATATGTAGGAATGAAGAGGAGCTCCTCAGAAACTACGAGAACGCTTACAACGAAGCCCTCAAAGCTTTCGGTAGAGGAGACCTCCTTCTGGAAAAGTACATAGAGAACCCAAAACACATAGAGTTTCAGGTATTAGGTGACAAGTACGGCCACGTTATACACCTCGGTGAGAGAGACTGTTCTATACAGAGGCGTAACCAAAAACTGGTGGAGATAGCACCCTCCCTCCTACTCACACCCGAAAAGAGGGAGTACTACGGTGAGCTGGTGGTCAAAGCTGCTAAAGAGATAGGTTATTACAACGCCGGTACTATGGAGTTCATCGCAGACGAAGAGGGGAACCTCTACTTTATAGAGATGAACACCAGGATACAGGTGGAGCACCCCGTTACTGAGATGGTAACAGGCATAGACATCGTAAAGTGGCAGATAAGGATAGCGGCCGGAGAACCCCTGCGTTACAAACAGGAAGATATAAAGTTTAACGGCTACGCCATAGAGTGTAGGATAAATGCAGAGGATCCTAAGAAGAACTTCGCACCCAGCATAGGCACCATAGAGCGCTACTACGTGCCCGGAGGCTTTGGTATAAGGGTGGAACACGCCGCCTCAAGAGGCTACGAAGTGACACCTTATTACGACTCCATGATAGCCAAACTCATCGTGTGGGGTCCTACATGGGAAGTAGCTGTGGACAGAATGAGGGCAGCACTGGAGACCTACGAAATAACGGGAGTTAAGACCACCATCCCTCTTCTCATCAACATTATGAAGGACCCCGACTTCAGAGCGGGTAAGTTTACCACCCGTTACCTAGAGGAGCACCCTCACCTCTTTGATTATCCCGAGCACAGGGATAAGGAAGATTTTGTAGCCTTTATATCTGCGGCTATAACCGCCTATCATGGACTTTAACAAAACGGTAGGAGGTTTAACATGCACGTGATGGAGATAGTTGAGGACATCCAGGAGAAACTCAAAGAAGTGGAGAAGAAGGGGTTCAGAAAGAAGATCCTCATCACCGACCTGACACCCAGAGACGGGCAACAGTGCAAACTGGCCACCCGCGTAAGAACCGATGACCTTCTCCCCCTGTGCGAGAAGATGGATAAAGTAGGCTTTTATGCCGTTGAGGTGTGGGGAGGAGCCACTTATGACGTGTGTTTGAGATATCTCAAAGAAGATCCGTGGGAGCGTCTCAGACGGATAAAGGAGGTGATGCCCAACACCAAACTCCAGATGCTTTTCAGAGGCCAAAACATAGTGGGGTACAGGCCCAAGTCAGATAAACTGGTTTACAAGTTCGTAGAGAGAGCCATAGCCAACGGTATAACGGTCTTCAGGGTGTTTGACGCCCTTAACGATAACAGGAACATAAAAACCGCTGTAAAGGCTATAAAAGAGTTGGGTGGTGAGGTTCACGCCGAGATATCCTACACGCGGAGCCCCATACACACTTACCAGAAGTGGATAGAGTACGCCCTTGAGATAGCGGAGATGGGTGCAGACTGGCTGTCCTTCAAGGACGCCACCGGTATCATCATGCCCTTTGAGGTATACGCCATCATAAAAGGTATAAAGGAAGCCACAGGTGGAAAACTCCCGGTTCTGCTCCACAACCACGATATGAGTGGTACCGCCATAGTGAACCACATGATGGCTGTTTTGGCAGGGGTAGATATGCTGGACACCGTTCTATCTCCTCTGGCCTTCGGTTCCTCTCACCCCGCCACCGAGTCTGTGGTAGCTATGCTGGAGGGAACACCCTTTGACACGGGACTGGACATGCGCCTCATAGACGAATGCG includes the following:
- a CDS encoding biotin--[acetyl-CoA-carboxylase] ligase → MDIITCVLWLEEVSSTQDVAKEKELPSGCVVVANRQLSGRGRRGRRWFSQEGGLYFSLLLRTAPIRDEQTITLVAAHAVCRFLQKEGVHASIKWVNDVYVKGKKISGALAERSKDKLILGIGINVNQGSFPEDVPAISMRMVTGKEYDKKRILLELLGFLEEDIRLLMNKGFSPFRDVIEERLLFLGEEVIVEDAGDITVGLLHHLGEDGSLVILTADGYKRILAGDVSLKSL
- a CDS encoding OsmC family protein produces the protein MKVKVTQKEDFHFVGIGEAGREVPIDAAGYVGGKGRGIRPPELLFHSIAGCVGIHLYEALHHEGKQVDHIEIETDADRKTEGYPKVFLKIYLTVKVRGKVTEEDVKKALDKAIYNPGTCSIAYMIHQVAPIEYRVELIQ
- the accC gene encoding acetyl-CoA carboxylase biotin carboxylase subunit; this translates as MFKKVLVANRGEIACRIIRACKELGIRTVAIYNEIESTARHVKMADEAYMIGVNPLDTYLNAERIVDLALEVGADAIHPGYGFLAENEHFARLCEERGITFIGPHWKVIELMGDKARSKEVVKKAGLPTVPGSDGVLKDEQEAKQIAREVGYPVLLKASAGGGGRGIRICRNEEELLRNYENAYNEALKAFGRGDLLLEKYIENPKHIEFQVLGDKYGHVIHLGERDCSIQRRNQKLVEIAPSLLLTPEKREYYGELVVKAAKEIGYYNAGTMEFIADEEGNLYFIEMNTRIQVEHPVTEMVTGIDIVKWQIRIAAGEPLRYKQEDIKFNGYAIECRINAEDPKKNFAPSIGTIERYYVPGGFGIRVEHAASRGYEVTPYYDSMIAKLIVWGPTWEVAVDRMRAALETYEITGVKTTIPLLINIMKDPDFRAGKFTTRYLEEHPHLFDYPEHRDKEDFVAFISAAITAYHGL